Genomic segment of Panicum virgatum strain AP13 chromosome 9N, P.virgatum_v5, whole genome shotgun sequence:
GAAGATTTGACTAGTAAGCAAAGGTGTTGAGAGGAAATGGGTGCTAAGAGTTTGCAGACAATGGTGTTGCGCGTCAGACTGCATAGTGCTCGCCCAATCCTTACGGGCCTGGGCAGATAAGGTAGCACGCAAACAAGTAAGCAACCCCCATGAAGAGATTAGTCCTACTACTACACGGTGAGAAGAGCACAGCTGCTTGCCTCGTAGTCCTTGGACGGGGCGGCCGACGCGGACACGGAGGCTcgggggcggaggcggctcgccggcggggaggcAGCAAAAGCGGAGCGGGGCTGACGAAATGGCGAGGCAGGGAGGCGAAGACGACGAGGTCCGGAGACGCGGCTGCGCTGGTGGGGGCTTGCCTTGGTGGTGAAGGGCAAGGGGATGGAGGAGCAAGCGGGCATGGGCGCTGCCTTTATCATGGCTGTCTCCAAGTCTGTGGAGGCAGCCTCTGCCTCTAACCTGTCGAAGAAGATGACGGCAAGCAGAAGTGAGATGTGACTCTAGGTAGCCGCGTCGGCCTTGTGTGTTGTTGGGCTGAGCCATGGGGAGCTTGCTGGGCTAAACCCACCCTTCTCTCTTCATCGGCCTGGCCCAAACAACAGGCTGCCAAATGTGAGCCAGCTTGTGATATTACTATCCTTCCAAATGTGAGCCTAATTGATCAGGCAATAGGATAATGATACAGCTCGTATACTCATCCATTTATgtatttaattttataattagtctatttTTAATACTGCTAATTAGTATCCAAATATTCACTCTATATAAGAACGGACGGAGAGGAACACCTGGTTTCAGCGTCTGATGCGTGGAACAGAACCAGGATCGATGGCGTGCGTGAGGACCATGCTCCTGCTCGTTCTCCTCACTGCCTGCCTACTAGCATCGCCTGCGGCCAGTAAGTTGTCTGGCTGAATCTTAGCCGCATCGCAGATGCCCTGATGACATGTTTGATTTCCGCGGCAGGTCGTCAGCCGCCGCTGCAATCCgggagcgccgccaccgacgccgccgcgcggggaGACGACAGCAAGGTCTCCCTGGTGTTCTGCATCGCCGGGGAATGCAACTACTTCGGCCATGGCTATCAGGACTGCTACTGCTGCGGATACGACACGAGGCAGAACTGCCACCCCACACTGCAAGAGTGCAGGGCCCATTGCGCCCACTGCAACCCCAagtgctcgccggcgccggccaccctTGCGGCGAAGACGAACGCTACATCGTACAACTAAGTTCTGAAAAACGTGGCGCCCGCTAGCGCTTCagtactttttttctttttttcttttggttccTTTTTTGCTTTCATGTAAAGTTTCTGTCGAGATCGATCGGTCAAAGTAATCATTCGTGTCATCGTGTGTCagtttttggtgtatttctatGTCTCTTTTTCTGGGACGATCGAGTTTGTCCCTGTTAACACAACACCcggtctctttctttcttttcgtCTCTCTGCTGCTTCGGCACAACCACGGTCTCTGTTCGATCCAATCCTCTGGGTGTCGCATTCGCATCGTAAGTGATCTATTCATATGGCGAGGCCGTTCCTTCGCTCGTCGCGATTCCATGGCCTGGTCGCGCAGGGATTAACTTGATCTGCAGGTACCCGTATGCTTATCCTCGTGCTGCCGTGCATTTTTTATGTGCCGTGCATTCGCATGCTGTGCACGATTAACGCAATACTGGCTGAGCGTTGCTGTCTTCGGATACAGTTTCTTTTTTCAGGTTGTGCATGTGCTTGTCTAAGCATTAGCAGCGTTCTGTGTTCAGTCATTCATCCTATCCCTAATGATATCATAACAAAGTTCCGCCCACCTTTGACAGCAGCAAAGAGCAGCAGCACCATAAGTCCATAACACACTAGGATACCAAGCATTCGAAAAAGAAATGAATCGCTATTGATTTGAATGTTAAGGAGCAGCTGGTTGAAGCAACAAAAGAATACAGTTAGCCGTAGTGTAGCAGCTAAGCTTTGTTTCCAAGAAATTACAAAAAGGAAAGGTCGTAGGTACAATGGAAGAGACAAGATATACAGCTACGCTAGCTAAAATGCTCTAAACACCTTGCAGAGAAGAGAAATCAACGCAGCGAGGTTCTCTTAAATTTCTGTCACCGACAGGCAAGCATCAAAGAGCCAGCGGCAGTGACCGAGAACCTCCAGCAACAAGAATGTTATATCACGTGTCTTCTAAGCGTGCCCCCCAGAGGCCTCAAATTGGAGGCCCTGCTGCACAAAAGAATCGATTAGCCAGCCGCTCCCTTTGCTGCCAATCCTAAAGTCAGTCTGCACCTGTGCTAATCAAATCAGCCTCGCCACCATCCACCACCTGCCCTCTCTTCTGTCACCTCGTGTGTAGTTAACAATGCACCTAAACAAAGAATTCGCCTGCTCAGTAGAGGTTAGCACCTGTGATTGCCCTAAAATGTACGTGGACAACCAAGCGACAACTTGTCATCCCTTGCAAATCTCTGCCCGGAACTGCGCTGCTGCTCAAGCTGTCTACTGGCACTAGAAGGTAGCCGGATTTTCACTCGTTTCGGACGGAACTCTGCTGTGGCATCTCTAGTTCTTTCCACAAACtcttctacagaaagttttgcaCCATGAGTTATATTGTTCTGAGTTTCCAACTGACGCCGCTTTATTCTCCAAGAAATGGGAACTCTGTCCTCTCTTTCATCTTCATCAGAAGCAGGATTTAAGCTCTTCTGGCTCATACGGACAGAACCAACAGGACAAGTATCAGATTCTTCTGGGCGCTTACTGGCCCGTTGTACTTCAGGATTCACCTTCTTCAGCCGCCTCAGAACCTGATGACAGCAAGTCAATATTATATTAGAGAACCAGCTTGCACACTATGAAAAGTAGAGAAGTGATAAGAATACTAATAAAGTTTCTCCATCCAAATTACAAACTTGTCTTGGGAAACTAACTTTGGCCTTTAAAGAACTTAGGCGTCACATTGTCAGCTGGAAACTCAGCTGAATGATATATAATATGGCTGAGTCCACTATATACTTACTATCTATCTAAAAATGGGCCATGTCTGAAGACATTCGCGACAGTAAAACACACTATTGAGGTAGCATCACACTTCACTAATCAACAATTCATCATGCTTATGGAACATAGTTTTCCCAAGCCAACCTATATGCTACCAGGAAATATTGTAATTCTACATGGTAAAAGTCGAAAAATTGGCCAATTAAATTGGTTTCTCATTTCAAAAAAACAAGTCCTAGAGTCTAAGGTTAACAAGAATAACATACCTGCTGTTCAGAAAAGTTTGATATCTTTGTGTCAATAGGTTTGTCAAATGATGCGGACCTGCGCTTGACTCGGAAAATTCCAGATTCAGAGTCAGAATTATCACTGCACTCCACGGCTGAAGCATTACATGAACCCAGTCCATTACAAGCATCATCCAACCCGGATGAAATCTCATCAGTAGCGTAAGTTTCTTTGGTCACTGATGATGTGTTTATTGCCTGATTGGAAGTGGAGTAAATCTGGTTAGTTTGTGTGGCATGGACCTAAAAGAGCAAGAATACCAATTAAATAAGGATAGCAGTTAGAAACATGTTTcaatacaaatccaaataaacCCACCCTTGCTTCTGAATGCCTGGGCACCTCATGATATGCAGAAGATGACAAATTTGGTACTGCAGGATAACTCTTTCCATCATCAGCTGTCACAATGCCTGAAATGCCAATTTTCCTGTTGCTAAAATCCAGTGTAGTCCCAAAATTTGGGACACGCTCAACATTTATATCAGAGATCTCAGCCTCCTTAGATGAGCCAATGCAGATTCTTTCCTTGGATAAGCAGATATCCTGTTCAAATTTTCTTGATAGAGCCTCTAGCTCCAGGATGTCCTCTCTAACATAGACAACACGGTTGGACTTACAAGAGCAGCTCCGGAGTTCTTGCTCTGCATCCCCAATTAAAACAAAGAATTAGCCAAAAAACATAagggaaaaaaatacaaaagcagcaactttcagcATAAATTACCGTGGTGTAAGCAGACAGGATCAAAGTTACATCCGCACAACACGTGTGTGATATAGCAATCACGGCGGCACATGCTACAGGACAGATTTGGAAAAGTTTTTGGCTTATAGCATATTTGAGAACCCATTTTAGCAAGTAGGCTACGTGCACGTCGCTGGAATCGCATCAACCGCACAAAGCAGGATTTCATACAATATTGGGAGTATGGATGTTCTGACTTATCCAAGGATCCCGGATCACATGTCAACAGTTTTTGGGACAGAAGCACAGCAGAATGACAAAGTAGCTCCTCATGTGCAAGCAATGGAGTTCTGTTCAAAAGTGCGTAGCGCTTGCTAGCCATAGAACCCAGAGGAAACCAATCACCAATAGCAAAGTTAACAGCCTCTCCACAATTGAAACCTGGGCAATTCAATTTTTTCTTAGAATATAGAAAATACATAATGCGGCAAAGAAATATTATTAAAGAAAAATGTGAGGCATACCATGGCTGAAGCCCGCATGGTAAGAACGAGGGAAAGTAATAACAAACTCCCCAGGTCTTTGTACAGCTCTATATACAGGAACATTGTGATCTAGTAAGACATTTGGAGGGAACATTGTTGTCTTTCCCAGTAGAACATCAAAAGCTGCATCCTCCCCATCACCAATCAAAATGTCCTTGTTATATACATACTGGCTAGCAACCCTTTCAAACCCAGGAGCCGCATCGCCAGGTATTCCATACCATGTCTTAAATGCCCCACAGTGATGGTAATTTATGCTGATCATCAATCAAAATGTCAGGATCCCCAGCCTTTAAACAAGTAGGTAATCATTCTCAACAAGAATCAAGATTTTTACCTGTACAAATAGTGGTCTTCGACATGCCATGCAAACATACTGAAGAGCATCCCAATATAAAGCATTGGATCTGTTACTCCCTGTTTTCGATCAGAGTATTTGAAATCATGACAGGTGCCACAGTAAACAATAGACAGCGTAAATAGAACAGTTATATTACTTACTGGAATTGGCATCTGAAGGAGTCTCAGAACAGAATTTGGAAGCCGTGAAAAATTCTAGACACATTAAAAAAACATCAATCATGACCAAAAGTAGGAAGTATGACACAACCAACCACACACGTGGTGAGCTCAAGAGAATATTCACCTTGAGGTTCCAATTGCTTTTCCCAAGTTGATCATgaggagaagaagagaaggCACTCCCATCAACGTCACAAGCATATTCTACGAAATCCATTTTCCCAAAAGCAATTTCACGCCAGAATTCCTCCTCCACATACCTAGCTGGGAGACAACTGGCGCTGGAATATTTCTTAGAGAACACTTTGTTGGCCATTTTCTCATAGTCTCTGAATGTGTACTTTCTGCAGAGTCACGTCAACTATGATGAGGCAAGGAAAATATGCTAAAACAGTAATGAAAATAGACGAAAAGTGGGCATACCTTCCACTCATGAAGAAAGTGACTGTATCATCTTCAGCCCATTCAGCTAGACGAAGGGGCTGAACTCTAGTCATGAACTTAAAATTGGGCTGTTCCTTCATCAGCACGACACCAGCAGGAACAGAAGCACTTACCGGGGCCACGATTTTGCAAATACCTGAAATAGAAGTAAAGATATGGTAATTATTGAGAAAGTCCATCAAGGTTGTTGGATCAACGAGTGAGAGAATGATGCTACAAAGGAGCTGTACCATATTTTGCAGCCTCAGGCGAAATCTTCTGTATATAAGCAATGGGATCCTCAAATTCCTCCCTGGTGGGACAATACACGGGGCACTCTGGTATCTTGTCGATCCATTCAAGGTTGGACATATCAAACTTCTCCACCTTGCGCTTTGCAAAAGGATCCTTGTCCTGGACATTTCCAGGTAAACCTGTTCCATTGTTTGAATGCAATCTGACCCCGCAGTTTGCAGGGCTCCGCAAGGCATCCCCGCCGCTTCTAGCAGCTACCGCAGGATTGTCGCCCGCTTCGTTCTGAGCACTCAGACGCATCCTCTCGAGCCTCCTCCGCTTCAGGGTCGCAAGGCCATCCCTGACCTCTGCAGGGAGATAACTCCTACCCTCCACCTGAGGCATAGGTAAAGGGGTCAATTTTGGATTCGAACAAGAGCATGTTTACTGCGGTTCAGTATTGCAAGTAGGCATTGACCAACAGAGACAGCAGACTGAATCAGCACCAAAAGTTTGGATGCCACAAATTGGTTCCAGGTAGTACCAAAAGAGCAGCAACTCGCAACCAAGTCAAGAAAGCTGTGGATATTGAAATCAAACACGGCACATTGATATTCTCGGGGTTGTTTCCCTACCACAGCCATAGTCGCAATCAGTCGGCCATCTGGATTTTTGCTGCTATCCAATCTACTTTGTAAACCCAACTATTCATAACAGTTCCAGTTGTTTAATATCACCAAAAAATCATGATTAAATCATGAGCTTTGTTTTTCGCTAGACTAACAACAACAGGCTCAATTGTAATGAGAACACACAAAAAGAATAACGGCGTGTAGACCCTTTGCGAAGAAAGAATAAGAACAGAAAAGAAGAGACGAGAAGAGAAATGTTCCAAGCAGACGCGGTCAAAGGGAGGCAATTACGCACATGCGTTACGACCATGGTGGAGCTGACGGCGAAGAAATTGTGGAAAAGGGCGGTGGGAGGTGGCGCACAATCACGACGGGAACCCCACACGGCAAGAATAGGACGGCGCCCCGTAACTTAACTTGCACAGCTAGTAATTCACCAGGAGTATCCCCAGCCTCATATACTACCATAACCCAGACGAAAAGGAAACGAAAAGCCAGCATGGGGAGAGACCGAGACCGATAGCCGTACGGCGAGGGGTAGAGGCGGGGATGAAAATTCCATGTTACGCCAGGTGGTGGCCGGTGAGGGTAGGGTAAAAACTAGGAAGTTTCGAGTTGACCCGGTCGCCTAGGCCGCGTGAATCTGATGCACTAATCCTAAACGGGAGGCCGGATTTGACGAGTTTTCCCGAGGGGAGGTAAAGGGCTCCTACTTTTCCAGCATTGCGGACCGGGGAATTCACTGGGAGGCGGCAGACCAACGGGATTACCTAATTGGGTAAAAGAGGAACCGCGGAAGCGATTCGCGCGCGCTAATTACGGCTAGCAATGGAAGTTTTCCCCCCGAATTGTCGCAATTGGTGGCAAAATCCACAGGTCGGGCCACTAATTGACTCTAGAGGAGAGAATTCGGTTTGGTTCCTCGCGCAACAGCAGGGGAGGAAAAAAAACAGAGGAAGGGAGAAGACGAATCAAACAGTAACCAACCACGGGGACGcgggccgcagcggcggcgcgagcagaaGGCGCGCGAGGCGACGAGCGggctggcggaggaggagaatTGGCGCAGATCTGCGCGGGGAGGATGGGGGGAGGGACTCACCATGTCGCCCGCGTCGCTGGGCGGGCGGTCCGAGAAGCTCCTAGCGGGATCCCCGGCGGCGCGGGTCCCGCATTCCTCTCCGGAGGTCccccggcgggcgggcgggccgggGATCCGTAGCGCCTGGAACAGGGAGGagcctccttcctctcctcctttctctctctctctctcgctccctccctcctcggCCCTTGGTTCGTTAGTTTCCCGCGCGACGCCAGACGGGTGGGGGAGGGGGCCAGCaatgggggtggggtggggaggGCTGCGGGCCCCGCCggtgcgcggcggtggccggcgaggggtcggccgccgcccgggagggagggggaggcgggcggaggacgggagggggagggggtgggagGAGTAAACGGGACGGAACGGAACGGGGGGAGACGTGGGTGGTGGTTGTATTTGTTGCGGGGGAGGGAAGAGTAGAGGAGGGGAGGTTGGAGAGCAACCGGACGACGACGGGAGCGGCAGGGGCGTTATTGGGAAAACCCCAAAGCCGCAAAAGGGCGTGGGAGGAAAGCGCGGAGCAGGCGGGTAGGGCCGTGTTTAGTGCGAACGAAAAAAATTGCGATGGAATCTTattaatttaaagtattaaatgaagtctatttataaattttttttgtacaaatgggttgtaaatcacgagacgaatttaataatgctaattaatctataattaatcaataattaacagatggttattgtagcatcactgttgcaaattatggattaaataggtttattagattcgtctcgtgatttacagcccatctatataaaaaattttgtaaatagattccATTTAATTTTTGATACATgtatcgaaacattcgatgtgattttttttaatggtACCGCCCGCCCCGTGGCCTCACTCCCTCCCTCTCGCTCTCAACCCCCCGGTCACCTCTCACCTGTGCTGCGTGTGTGGTGGTGGTTGTCGTCGCGGTCCATCCGTCCCGCCCGGACCCGAGTCGGTCCACCATACGCCCACCGCTAACGGAACCGCGTTGTTTTTCCTCTCCCGTCCGATGGATCTTCTCGCTCCTCATCCGGTTCCGTCCTTGCCCCTCCCTCCCAACAGAACAACCGCTATTCCTCTCTCTCCCGTGCCCCTGTCGCCACTGCCAGGGTGGGTGCTCTTTATATTTCTTTAATGAAAGCGGAGTATTTTTttgtagagagagagggaagggggTAGCACGGGCCGCTGCCACCTGCGTGCATGTGCTCCAGTTTTTACAGCCGATGCTATCCACCTGCCACGCCAACGGGCAGGCAGTTGGCCTAAAAGCGCACTACCCTACACCGCTCTGCCCTAGGCTCCTACTGCTGCGAGAACCGGGCAGCGCTCGGGTGGCTAGCACAGCCGGTGGGCGTGCAGCCGGCGCGAGTTGGATTCTCAGAATCGTAACTCGCGCTCTCACCGGGGTTCGCCCCGAATAAAATTTTCATTGCCTCTCATGCATCCATGGAGCCACTAAAAGACTGATGTATCCGTCGCCTACGGAGCCTCGAGGGTTTCTGGTGATCTCTAGAAAAATACGGTCTTCGTATTTGTGTGTAGTTATAGATCTGATTATACACGGGTGGTCTAAATGTGGTGTGTATGTATAGATTGGTACGTGCATGCGTGTATAAATAGATGTTATAGTTGTACTCAGATGAGAGGCGTAAAAAAAatgctcctcctgctgctgctgcttcagcTTCACCGGTACGACTCCGTAATTTGCTGCCCGCACACGCACTGGAATGTCTACTCTGCATCCTTGTTTTGTCCTAGCATTCCACAATGGTGTGCCGGCACCAGCAGCAGGTTTCACCTGCATGATCTGAGACGCACGAATGCGTATTTGTACTCATATCATGATATGTTGAATTATCGGATCCCACGCGCCTCCTAATTCATTGGATAAGAAAACGACGGTGCTAATTAACACTTAAAAAGTTCTCTCATCTCCAATTGTGTGGGGGCGTTGCATGGGACTATGGGAGCCGAGTGATTATATTGCGTGGGCGTTGCATGGGAGCCGATTAGTGATTATAGTATTCTCAATTATGAAAGATCCAAATGATATAGTAATTGTGGATCATGTTTCATTTACTCGATATTATAGATCCACTCATGTGGCGTGTATAATTCACTCGGTATAGTATAAACATCATTTTTCTAGATATAGTATAATAATCGTTGGATAAACAAGAAAGGGTATATATTTAAGGTGATACATTATGTTTAGACTAAAAATGTCCCCAAATTAGAAAATAACTACCATGCAAAAAAAAGATAAGAGAAAGTTAGCTGCAGTAGTCGCATTATCGTGACCTGACTATAAATATGGATGGGATATAAGAGTACTCCGAATAAAGTAAATGAGGTTGCAAGATACATCCATACCATAAACAATCCTATAAACTAGAGTTAGTCAAGTAAAGGCATAAGATTAAACTGGTTTTCATTCATAGATGTTGAAAGGGGCCATCTCCTAAGTAACAGTGACGTTTCTAGTGGGCTGACATATATGCCATGGCATACCTGAAATTTTAATCTAAGATCATTAGCCATAGTCAAGAGCCTATTACTAAGTAAAATATATGGATTATACCAAAGTATATATCAAAAATTGTTATAGCATACCGACCCGTTTTCTCTAATTACTTGTGCTAACCGATTAAGGGAAATTAACCAATTGAGTTCAAATaaagtagtacaaaaaatgATGATCTAGTCATCCCATGGTCTGTAGTTGAGATGAAATTGACCTTTTTTATATAGTACTACTGTATATATTTTTGGCTAAATTACTTGTAGTACTAGTATTTGCGGTGTGACAGGTGGACAATGTTATCGGATATGGCTCACAGAGGCACAGAGCACTTGAGCAATTTGGGATGAGCTGTATCGGAATTTGAGTTCATGACAGTACCATAATTGATGGGAATATGATGTCTTTTCTATTTAACCTCCACATTCTGGGAAAGATGATGTCTTTTCTATTTAGGGAAATTGATCTGTGGCACATCCCCAAATGATGATTTTGTGCACAACACACTCTATTCTTCGATTTTGTGCACAGCACACTGCGATTTTGTGTTTTTATCTCCAACACACCGCAGCACATAAATGGTCTTCTTTGCCCTTGTAAAaaccgggcccacccgtcagctctctccttctcccccttcctCCTTCCGCTCTGCCGCACTGCCCAATGCTGCTGCACCGCGCGGCACCGGCCGCCGCTTGCCGTCCCGCAAGCTCGCCGGCTGCGTTGGAGAGGAAGgtgcagggaggaggaggagggacgaGGGGCGCACCGGAGCCATGCCCGCGCGCAGCTGTCTCGCCGGCCCTCCTGCGTGCGCGGCTGCGGTGCTTGCCCCCGGCCCCGGCCTCTCCCGGCTCGAGGCCGCCGGAGAGGGGCCCCTGCCCGGCGCGCTCGAGGTGGAGAGGAGGGGCCCCTTCCGCCGGCGCGGTGGACTTCCGAATCCGGGAGAGGGAGGtgggagggccggcggcggagcccgccccgccgcgccatggcgtccgcgccgcgggccgccggcggagcccgccccgccatggccaccgcgtGGGCGCACGCG
This window contains:
- the LOC120689624 gene encoding lysine-specific demethylase JMJ706-like isoform X1, which produces MVVTHVEGRSYLPAEVRDGLATLKRRRLERMRLSAQNEAGDNPAVAARSGGDALRSPANCGVRLHSNNGTGLPGNVQDKDPFAKRKVEKFDMSNLEWIDKIPECPVYCPTREEFEDPIAYIQKISPEAAKYGICKIVAPVSASVPAGVVLMKEQPNFKFMTRVQPLRLAEWAEDDTVTFFMSGRKYTFRDYEKMANKVFSKKYSSASCLPARYVEEEFWREIAFGKMDFVEYACDVDGSAFSSSPHDQLGKSNWNLKNFSRLPNSVLRLLQMPIPGVTDPMLYIGMLFSMFAWHVEDHYLYSINYHHCGAFKTWYGIPGDAAPGFERVASQYVYNKDILIGDGEDAAFDVLLGKTTMFPPNVLLDHNVPVYRAVQRPGEFVITFPRSYHAGFSHGFNCGEAVNFAIGDWFPLGSMASKRYALLNRTPLLAHEELLCHSAVLLSQKLLTCDPGSLDKSEHPYSQYCMKSCFVRLMRFQRRARSLLAKMGSQICYKPKTFPNLSCSMCRRDCYITHVLCGCNFDPVCLHHEQELRSCSCKSNRVVYVREDILELEALSRKFEQDICLSKERICIGSSKEAEISDINVERVPNFGTTLDFSNRKIGISGIVTADDGKSYPAVPNLSSSAYHEVPRHSEARVHATQTNQIYSTSNQAINTSSVTKETYATDEISSGLDDACNGLGSCNASAVECSDNSDSESGIFRVKRRSASFDKPIDTKISNFSEQQVLRRLKKVNPEVQRASKRPEESDTCPVGSVRMSQKSLNPASDEDEREDRVPISWRIKRRQLETQNNITHGAKLSVEEFVERTRDATAEFRPKRVKIRLPSSASRQLEQQRSSGQRFARDDKLSLGCPRTF
- the LOC120689624 gene encoding lysine-specific demethylase JMJ706-like isoform X3, which produces MVEGRSYLPAEVRDGLATLKRRRLERMRLSAQNEAGDNPAVAARSGGDALRSPANCGVRLHSNNGTGLPGNVQDKDPFAKRKVEKFDMSNLEWIDKIPECPVYCPTREEFEDPIAYIQKISPEAAKYGICKIVAPVSASVPAGVVLMKEQPNFKFMTRVQPLRLAEWAEDDTVTFFMSGRKYTFRDYEKMANKVFSKKYSSASCLPARYVEEEFWREIAFGKMDFVEYACDVDGSAFSSSPHDQLGKSNWNLKNFSRLPNSVLRLLQMPIPGVTDPMLYIGMLFSMFAWHVEDHYLYSINYHHCGAFKTWYGIPGDAAPGFERVASQYVYNKDILIGDGEDAAFDVLLGKTTMFPPNVLLDHNVPVYRAVQRPGEFVITFPRSYHAGFSHGFNCGEAVNFAIGDWFPLGSMASKRYALLNRTPLLAHEELLCHSAVLLSQKLLTCDPGSLDKSEHPYSQYCMKSCFVRLMRFQRRARSLLAKMGSQICYKPKTFPNLSCSMCRRDCYITHVLCGCNFDPVCLHHEQELRSCSCKSNRVVYVREDILELEALSRKFEQDICLSKERICIGSSKEAEISDINVERVPNFGTTLDFSNRKIGISGIVTADDGKSYPAVPNLSSSAYHEVPRHSEARAINTSSVTKETYATDEISSGLDDACNGLGSCNASAVECSDNSDSESGIFRVKRRSASFDKPIDTKISNFSEQQVLRRLKKVNPEVQRASKRPEESDTCPVGSVRMSQKSLNPASDEDEREDRVPISWRIKRRQLETQNNITHGAKLSVEEFVERTRDATAEFRPKRVKIRLPSSASRQLEQQRSSGQRFARDDKLSLGCPRTF
- the LOC120689624 gene encoding lysine-specific demethylase JMJ706-like isoform X2, giving the protein MVVTHVEGRSYLPAEVRDGLATLKRRRLERMRLSAQNEAGDNPAVAARSGGDALRSPANCGVRLHSNNGTGLPGNVQDKDPFAKRKVEKFDMSNLEWIDKIPECPVYCPTREEFEDPIAYIQKISPEAAKYGICKIVAPVSASVPAGVVLMKEQPNFKFMTRVQPLRLAEWAEDDTVTFFMSGRKYTFRDYEKMANKVFSKKYSSASCLPARYVEEEFWREIAFGKMDFVEYACDVDGSAFSSSPHDQLGKSNWNLKNFSRLPNSVLRLLQMPIPGVTDPMLYIGMLFSMFAWHVEDHYLYSINYHHCGAFKTWYGIPGDAAPGFERVASQYVYNKDILIGDGEDAAFDVLLGKTTMFPPNVLLDHNVPVYRAVQRPGEFVITFPRSYHAGFSHGFNCGEAVNFAIGDWFPLGSMASKRYALLNRTPLLAHEELLCHSAVLLSQKLLTCDPGSLDKSEHPYSQYCMKSCFVRLMRFQRRARSLLAKMGSQICYKPKTFPNLSCSMCRRDCYITHVLCGCNFDPVCLHHEQELRSCSCKSNRVVYVREDILELEALSRKFEQDICLSKERICIGSSKEAEISDINVERVPNFGTTLDFSNRKIGISGIVTADDGKSYPAVPNLSSSAYHEVPRHSEARAINTSSVTKETYATDEISSGLDDACNGLGSCNASAVECSDNSDSESGIFRVKRRSASFDKPIDTKISNFSEQQVLRRLKKVNPEVQRASKRPEESDTCPVGSVRMSQKSLNPASDEDEREDRVPISWRIKRRQLETQNNITHGAKLSVEEFVERTRDATAEFRPKRVKIRLPSSASRQLEQQRSSGQRFARDDKLSLGCPRTF